ATGTTTTATTAAAGACTCAAACAAACTCCCTATACTTTTAAAATCTCTCTTGCCCTTTCGTCCTTGCCCCCACTCTTCTCTAACCCACCTAAGTCTTTTTCTATAAAAAAAACTACTTATAATATTCATATGCCATAATTCTCCTTTAATAGATTGATAACAATATGTTACTATAGATATATTTATTAGTAAACTGGTTTTAACTTAACATAATAATCTTACTTAAAAAATAAAATAGTAAAATATAAAAATAACTCTGATACTTATATTAGTTTCAGAGTTATTTTTATAAATCATATATTATTTAGCTTTTTTTACTACATCTATTACTGTTCCATCTCTATATTCTATTACTGCTACTACATCATCGCTAAATTCTAGTTCTTTTGGTTTCCCTGTCATGCTCTCAGCTAAATTTTTTAATTCATCTATAGTCATTACAGGAAGTCTAGTTTCTTTTAATTTTTCTATAAGATCCGTTCTATTAGGATTTACAGCTATACCTCTTTCAGTTACTACAACATCTATGCTTTCTCCTGGAGTTGTAACTGTTGTAACTCTATCTTTTATTATTGGAGTTCTTGATTTTACAAGTTTTGTAACAACTATAGCAAGCTTTGAACCTGCTGCAGTATCACTATGACCACCAGAACCTCCCATAATAGTACCGTCAGAAGCTGTAGTTACATTTACATTAAAGTCTGTATCTATTTCCGTTGCACCTAAAATCATTATATCTAGCTTATTTACAACTGCACCCTTATTTTGAGCATTTCCATACATTGATGATGACATTGTCATGTGCTTTGGATTTTCACTTACTGATTTTACTGCTTTAAGATCAAAACATTGTACATCAAATAAATTTCTAAATAATCCTTCTTCAAGCATTTCAACCATATATCCTGTTATTCCACCTGCTGCAAAACTTCCTACTATCTCTTCTTTTTTCATATAATCTTTAAGTTCTGCTGCAACTGCAAGAGATATTCCCCCTGCACCTGTTTGGAATGACATTCCATCTTTCACTAAACCTGATGCTACCATAACTTCTGATGCCATTTTAGCTATTTTTAATCCTACAGGATCTTTTGTAACTTGAGTTGTTCCAGATACAATTCCTGCTGGATCCCCTATGCTATCTACTTTAAGTACATAGTCTACTAAGCTTTGTGTTATTTGTATTGGACAAGCTGGGTATGGAACAAGATTATCTGTGATTGCTACAACTGTATCTGCAAATTCTGCATCAGCTTCTGCATATCCAAGAGAACCACATGCTGATGGCCCTTGGACACCATTTACATTTCCGTAATCATCTGCTGTAGGTGCTGCTATAAATGCGACATCTACATGAAGTTCTCCGCTTTCCATAAGTCTTGCTCTTCCACCATGAGTATGCATTATAGCTGGATTTTTAAGAATTCCATCTGAAACAGCTTGTGCTACAGGTCCTGACATATACCCTGCGTATAATCCTGTAACTACTCCATTTTTAATATATTCTACTAATGGTGCATGTACTGGAAATATAGAGCTTGCTGCTATTGTAAGATCTTTTATTCCCCTTTTCGCTATAGCATCTACTACCATGTTAAGAACGTAATCACCATTTCTTAAATGATGATGGAATGAAATTGTCATACCATCTTTAATATCTAATTTATCTAGTAATTGATCTAATGAATTGATTAATTTTTCATCCATTGGCCTTGTAGCCTTTATTTTAATAGATCTCTTTTCACATTCCCCAACATTTTTGAAGGCACCTTCATAAGGTTTAACTTCTCCATAACCTTCTATAAATTGAGGTAACTCTCTTCCAAGAATATTTTTCATGCTATATCCCTCACTTTTTGTATATGGTTTTTAGATAAGTCCAAGAATTTCAGCTAGTTCTAAAGTTGTTTTTGCTCTATTTATTATTGGGGCATCGACCATTTTCCCATCTAAAGAAAATACCCCTTTACCTTCTTTCTTAGCTTCTTCCATTGCACTCATTACTCTTTTGGCATGCTTTATTTCTGCCTCAGTTGGTGAATATACTGAATGAATAGTATCTATTTGTCTTGGATTTATAGACGCTTTTCCTGTAAATCCTAAGCTTTTTGCTTTTTTTGTATCCTTTTCTAAGCCTTCAAAATCATTTGTATCTGTAAATGGAGTGTCTATAGAATCAACTCTTAATGCCTTACATGCAGTTGCAACTTTGTTTCTTGCATAAAAGATTTCATTTCCTTCTTTTGTTCTCTTAACTCCCATGTCTGATGTTAAGTCTTCTCCACCAAGTAGGATTCCTTCCATTCTATTTGAAGCTTTAATAATGTTATATACATTCTCTACTCCATAAGCTGATTCTACAAGACCGATTAACTTTATGCTACCTTCATCAAAACCTTCTTCTTTTTCTATCCTTGTAAGTTCTGCATCAGTTTTAGATATAGCTTCCTCTGTAGCTTTTGGAACTAGTATTGTATCTGGCTTTACTCTTGCTATAGTGTCAATATCCTCCATTGCATATTCTGTATCTAATGGATTTATTCTAACTACAACTTCTACGTCTTTATACCCTATATTTTTTATAGATTCTCTAACTAATATTCTAGCACTATCTTTTTCTGTTAAACTAACAGCATCTTCAAGGTCTAATATTATAGAATCTGCTCCTAATATATCTGCACTTTGTAACATACCTGGATTGTTCCCTGGCATAAATATCATTGTTCTTCTTAATCTTTTCATAGTTTTCACCCCCTAAGCCCTAGCTCTTTTTATAGCTGTTTCTACTCTAGCTTTAATTGTATAGTTTAGTGCACCTTTATCTTGTGCTTTCACTATAGCATCTTTAACATCTAGTTCTTTTAGAGTTTCTCTTATAACTCTTTCAATTTCTTCACCAAATTGTTTCATAACAATACTCTCTAATTGTAATTCAATGCCACCGTCTTGGTTTGGCATTATCATTATATAAATATCATTAGATTCCATAGTCCCTGCTTTAGCTGGTTTTAATGTTTGCATAATCTCACCTCAAAACTTTTATTTTATTGAGTCTAAGTAAGCTTTTTGACCCTCTTTATATAGATTGTTTCCTTCGCTATCTATTACAACAACTACAGGCAAATCTTCTACTTCAAGTCTTCTTATAGCTTCCGCTCCTAAATCTTCATACGCTATAATTTCTGCTTTTTTAACAGATTTTCCAATTAAAGCTGCTGCTCCACCTATGGCACCAAAATAAACAGCATTATTTTTTTTCATAGATTCTATAACCACATCAGATCTTAATCCTTTACCTATCATTCCTTTAAGACCAATATCTAATAAGCTTGGTGCATAAGCATCCATCCTATAGCTTGTAGTAGGTCCTCCTGATCCAAATACTTTACCTGGTTTTGTTGGTGTTGGTCCAACATAATATATTATAGAATCTTTAACATCTAATGGAAGCTCTTTACCCTCTTCTAATAACTCAACAAGTCTTTTATGAGCTGCATCTCTAGCTGTGTATATAATCCCTGATATTAAAACAGAATCACCTGCTTTTAAGTCTTTAACTTTTTCTTGTGTTAATGGAGTAGTTATTTTTTTTACCATTATTATTCCCCCAAACTTATTTTCTTCTTTTATAACTATTAAAGTTTAGATTTTCTAATTTTTAATTAATTGTGCAGTTACATTTAAAGAGTTCTATTTATATCTCTCTTGATGCATGTCTTGCTACATGACATTGAATATTAACTGCAACTGGAAGTCCTGCTATATGAGTTGGATATGTTTCTATTTGCACTGCAAGAGCTGTTGTCTTTCCACCAAAGCCTTGTGGACCTATACCCAAATTATTTATTTTTTCTAACAATTCTTCCTCTAGATTTGCATACATAGGATTTGGATTTCTCTCATCAACACTTCTTAAAAGAGATTTTTTAGCTAAGTTCGCTGCTCTATCAAAAGTTCCTCCAATACCAACTCCTACTATGATAGGTGGACATGGATTTGGACCTGCATCTTTTACAACTTTAAGGATAAATTCCTTAACGCCTTCTATTCCATCTGATGGTTTTAACATTTTCAGTTGGCTCATATTTTCTGAACCAAAACCTTTTGGAGCTACTGTTATTTTAAATTTATCTCCTGGAACTATATCATAATAAATAACTGCTGGTGTATTATTTTTAGTGTTAACTCTATCCAAAGGATCTTTAACTACAGATTTTCTTAAAAATCCTTCTTCATAGCCTTGTGCAACACCTGAATTTACTGCATCTTCAATAGTTCCATCAATTACGTGAACATCTTGTCCTATTTCTAGGAATACACAAGCCATTCCTGTATCTTGACATATTGGTACATTTTCATTTTTAGCTATATCAAAGTTTATTATAATATTATCTAGTACACCTTGAGCTGTATTCCACTTTTCTTCTTCCCTAGATTTTTTAATTTTATTTTTAACATCTTCTGATAGATAATAATTTGCTTCTATACATAGGTCTCTTACTGCCTTTGTAATATCGGATACATGGATTTCTCTCATTATGATTTTCCTCCAATTCAATTTAAATATATAAATTTCCTATTTATATTGTAACAAACTTTTAATTTTATGTAGAGTCTTTTAACTACAATAAGGTAAAAGGCAGTTTATAGCAAACCGCCTTTTACGTTAAAATACTATTTTCTTCTATTTACAAGTGCAACTACTCTATTCATTTCATTGTTTACAATCATGTATCCTTCGTCAACACCCATTCCTGGTTTAGCTAAACATTGAGTAGCACCACAAGCTATTGCTATATTTGTTGTTACCTCAGCAGATCTGTTTGTTTCGTTACAAGTTCCTCCACAATAAGAACCTACACCTTTTTCGTTACAGTATATTATAGCTTCTGCTGTGTTGTTTACTCCACCAAGGTCTGGAGTTTTTATTTGTAACATATGTCCTGCTTTGTTATCTGCAAAGAATTTAACGTCATCTAATGTATTACACCATTCATCAGCAACTAATTCTACATTTATTCCTCTTCTATCAACTTCAGCTGTTAAGTCTCTTAAAGCTTCCATTTGTTTTTGTCTATCATCTACGTCCATTGGTCCTTCTATTCTTAATTTGAAAGGTTTTGCAGCTTCTGCTAAAGTTTCAAGATAGTCTGCCATTTTATTTGTATCGCAGTCAAATGCAGCTCCTATTGTTCCATATACATCAATGTGGAATATTGGAGAGTAAGATTCACAAGTTCTAAGTTCTATTATTCTATCTCTTAACCATTTAACATAGTCTAAAAGTTTTTGTCCTTTTAAACCTAACTTTTCTTCTACGTTATTGATTAATGCGTGTGGTAATACATCAGCACCTTTTATAATCATCTTATCAGCGTTTTCATATCTGTTATCACCTGATTGAGTGAATATTGGAATTCTCTTTATTTCAACGCCAGCTTTATACTCTTCGTTAACTACTTCTGCCATTGTAACTTTTTTAGTTTTTGCAACTGCATCTAATAATGCTTGAGTTATACCATATCTAATAGCAGTATGTAATCTCTTACCGTCTATTTCCATTTTATCAAATTCTTCAGCTAATTCTTTAAAACTGTTTAATTCTCTTCCAATTAATTTTGGAGCTATTTTTTCTTCTATAACTGGAATAAAATCTTTTGCTAAGAATAATGGATCTCTTCCGCCTGCTCCAGAATATTGAACTGCAGCACAATCACCAAGTGCTACTTGCCCATCTTCTAATATTAACATAACTGATATAGATTCCCCAGCTTGTCTTATAGATGTAAATCCTTCTGTTACTGCTTCACCTACATATGTGAACCCATCATGACCAGCACCTTGTTTTATTGCTCTTTGGTCGTCAAAATAAAAACCTGTTCTACCTGCTGAACATACCACGTCTAAAATTTTCATTCTTAAAAGCCCCCATTCTTTTAAAGATTTTGTTTTAGGCTCCAGAGATATCCACCCTGAAGCCAATTCTATATTAATTTATTATTAATTTAGTCTTATTAAATGTTTTATTATTTTTGAGGTCTTCCAACAAGAACTCCTTTTCCTACTGCAAATATATCATCAACAGTCATTTGGAATCCTACTTCTCTTTCCTCAAATTTTCCTCTTTCTTCTAACTTAGTCATGTTATATTCTTTTAATTCCTTAGTAAATGGAATATTACCGAATTTTAAATATCTTACACAACCTTCATTATCTCTAGCTGGCATCATCTTTCCATAGTTATATTTACTTGGTGCAAATGGAATATCTACAACACCTACTTCAAATCCCTTAACTGTTCCTATTGCAAGGTCTCCATTACCTAATCTAAATAATTCATCTAACATACATTTAGTTTCAGCTTTTATTATAGCTATTTCTGTTTCTAATTCTTTAGACATTGGCATCTTTTGACCTCTTAATAAGTTCAATGTCATTTTAGTTGCCTTTATACCTTCAGCATTTGCCTCTTTTGTTGGTATTCCTATAGCTTCATGTGGAGTTTTAACTATAACCTTAGTAGCTCCTGCAAGTGCCGCAGCAGCAGCTCCAGTTGAAATTACACCAAAAGCTTTAGCTTCATCTGAAGGGAATCCTCCCATCCATTGGTGGAATACTGTAGTTAGTACTACGTCATTATAACCATATTCTTTTAAGTATTCTTCACATTGCTCTTCTAATGCTCTTATTGCAGCTACGTCTTGGATTAAGTTACCACATTGTCCGTATCCTACTGTGATATTTTTAACTCCTTGTTCTGCTGCAAGTAATGCTTCAATAATAGCAACAACGTTTGATGTACTTGGTGGTACTAATGTTCCTGTAAGTGGTCCAAATGGTTCTCTATTAATACTAACCCCATGTTCTTCATAATATCCAACAAGTCTATCACAATATTGCCAATCTAATATTGACTTTTCAAGCGGTACATTTTTAGCATATGGAATATTATAAGAAATTCCACCGCCTTCATTTGAAGTCCAACCACCTGCGTGGATTATTTCTGATAATAATCTAGAATCTGGTGTACCATGTCTTGCTTCTACTGGTAAATTAACAGCTTCTACAACTTGCCTACATCCAGTAACACCATGGTTTACTCCTGGGAATCCATTTAGTAATGATCTTCCTGCTTTTTTACTTTCCTCTATACCAACTTCACACTCATCATATCTATTTAATCTTGTATAACTATCTATTGTACTTGGTAATAAATCTGCTCCACCTTCATTTTGTAAATGAGTTAATAATTCAATATGCTTATCTATTAAAGCAACACCTGCTCTTGGTTGTGCTAAAGTTATTCCTTCTTCCTTAGCTTTTACTAACTTCTTTGCAAAGTTTTTATGATCAGGTAAGGATTTGCAATATTCTATACCATCTTGAATATTCTCAACTTCTTTACCAGTTGACCAGTGCCCTAAAATTTCTTTTCTCATTTCGAAAAATTCTTCTTCAGTCCATTTTTTATTTTTTAACTCCACAGCTTTTTACCCCCTAGATATAAACTATAACTTCACTAAATATTTTTTCATTAATCTTACGGCTAAATCAGGCAATTCCTGAGCTAATAAACCCATTGCAGATAAAATATAAGTTTTATCTAACATAAACCCTGGATTTTCTGGTTTTAGGTGAGTTCCTTCTTCTTTTGAGAAAACTCCAGCTTTTAATATTTCTGAAGGATTCTTACTATGAACAAGTACTCCCCCCGTACCAACTATATATTTAACTGGCATTAAGTCCTTACCAACTTGTGTGTATATAGGACCTACTGGTGTATACACACATTCAACAGTTCCTACGTGTCTTGACATAGCTAGCTCCGTTGCTACTTTTGCCATAGCTTCATCAAAGAAAATTTCTTCCTCTGTCTTAGGAACCATTCTTATATTTTCTGATCTATATTTACAATTTTCTGAAATATTAATCTTTCTTTCTTTATCATTCAAATAATTTCTTAGTTTTCTAGTACCAGATGCCTCTAGAAGCGATAATGATGAATACCTCATTCCTAAATCCCCTTCTACAGTTCTTTTTGCAAAGGGTTCTTCTAGTCCTCTAACAGTAACACCCGGTTTTGATGGTTCCCCATCTGCTAGTGAGTGAATATCTGTTGTTGCACCACCTATATCCACTATTACTAAATCTCCTATACCTTCCTCTTCATCGGTGCCTTGGCTTAATGCTTCAGCGGCTTTTAAAACTGCTGCTGGTGTAGGCATTAATATTCCACTTATAAAGTTTTCAGCATTCCCTAGTCCTTTTGCTTTTACTATATTACCCATGAAGATTTTTCTAATCTCTTCTCTTGCAGGTTCTACATTTAAGACATTTAATTTGGGCATTACATTTCTTGTTATACTATAATAAATTCCTGCCTCATAGAAGATCTTCTTTATTTCGTCATTTGCTACTTTATTACCTGCTACAACTACTGGAACACCAAGCTTAGCTTCTGCTATCATCTTAGCATTATGAATTATACAATCCTTGTTTCCTCCATCTGTTCCACCTGCTAGTAAAATAATATCTAATTTTGAATTTCTTATTTCTTCTACTTCTGATTCTGTAAGTTCAAAACTATATACATTTAATATTCTTGCTCCAGCGCCTAAAGCAGCTCTTTTAGCAGCTTCTGCTGTAAGGTCTGGCACAAGTCCAACAGCTATCATTTTTAAACCGCCAGCTGCAGATGAACACGCTAATTTGTTAACAAAATTAACTTCTTTTCCTTGTAATTGCTCTTCTATTTTTTTATAGGCATTATTAAATCCAATCATTATATCATCTTCGATTGTAGTAATGTCTTTTGCTGTAGCTACAATTTCTTCAGTGTCTATATCCACAACTGTTAGTTTGGTATAAGTACTACCAAAATCTAATAATAGGTAAGCATTCACTTTATTTCACCTCTGAATTTTTTAGGTACAGTTTGTCCCAAATTATTTTATGTTTAAATCAGTTCTTAAATCTCCAATTGTAACTTCGATTGGAGTTCCTGGTGCATAAACTCTATCAAATCCCATATCTGTGAATCTTTGGTGAACTTCATTCCAATCTTGTTTACCAACAACTATATTACCACCAACGCATAATTTTATATCTTTTAGACCAGCTTCTTCGCATTTTTCTCTTAATCCCCTACAGTCAATTTCTCCATGACCATATAAAGAAGATACAACTATTGCTTCAGCATTTGTTTCAACCGCTGCATTTATAAAGTCTTCTTGTGGTGATAAAACTCCAATATTAATTACGTTAAATCCTGCTTCTGTTAGTGCATAATCAATTATTTTGTTCCCAACAGCGTGGCAATCAGAACCTATAACCCCAATTACTACAGTCTTGCCATTATTTTTTTCCATATCAACCAAGGCCTCCTAAATTAATAATAAATATTTTATTATGTAACCCTTTAATATAATTTATTATATTAAAATTTATATATTAAAATATCATTACTTGATATTCTAATTTCCTCTTTATCCCCTATGTTAAATATCTATTATGTAAAGCACCTATTAATTATTATATTGTAATTCTATTAACTTAGACTTTATCACCTTTACAGATCCATCATCTAAAGTATATATGAATTCAATTATTTCTTTATTACTTTTATTTAAATCTTTTACGTCCTTATATCTACCTGGTGAA
The nucleotide sequence above comes from Hathewaya histolytica. Encoded proteins:
- the citF gene encoding citrate lyase subunit alpha, with amino-acid sequence MKNILGRELPQFIEGYGEVKPYEGAFKNVGECEKRSIKIKATRPMDEKLINSLDQLLDKLDIKDGMTISFHHHLRNGDYVLNMVVDAIAKRGIKDLTIAASSIFPVHAPLVEYIKNGVVTGLYAGYMSGPVAQAVSDGILKNPAIMHTHGGRARLMESGELHVDVAFIAAPTADDYGNVNGVQGPSACGSLGYAEADAEFADTVVAITDNLVPYPACPIQITQSLVDYVLKVDSIGDPAGIVSGTTQVTKDPVGLKIAKMASEVMVASGLVKDGMSFQTGAGGISLAVAAELKDYMKKEEIVGSFAAGGITGYMVEMLEEGLFRNLFDVQCFDLKAVKSVSENPKHMTMSSSMYGNAQNKGAVVNKLDIMILGATEIDTDFNVNVTTASDGTIMGGSGGHSDTAAGSKLAIVVTKLVKSRTPIIKDRVTTVTTPGESIDVVVTERGIAVNPNRTDLIEKLKETRLPVMTIDELKNLAESMTGKPKELEFSDDVVAVIEYRDGTVIDVVKKAK
- a CDS encoding HpcH/HpaI aldolase/citrate lyase family protein → MKRLRRTMIFMPGNNPGMLQSADILGADSIILDLEDAVSLTEKDSARILVRESIKNIGYKDVEVVVRINPLDTEYAMEDIDTIARVKPDTILVPKATEEAISKTDAELTRIEKEEGFDEGSIKLIGLVESAYGVENVYNIIKASNRMEGILLGGEDLTSDMGVKRTKEGNEIFYARNKVATACKALRVDSIDTPFTDTNDFEGLEKDTKKAKSLGFTGKASINPRQIDTIHSVYSPTEAEIKHAKRVMSAMEEAKKEGKGVFSLDGKMVDAPIINRAKTTLELAEILGLI
- the citD gene encoding citrate lyase acyl carrier protein — translated: MQTLKPAKAGTMESNDIYIMIMPNQDGGIELQLESIVMKQFGEEIERVIRETLKELDVKDAIVKAQDKGALNYTIKARVETAIKRARA
- a CDS encoding Fe-S-containing hydro-lyase; protein product: MVKKITTPLTQEKVKDLKAGDSVLISGIIYTARDAAHKRLVELLEEGKELPLDVKDSIIYYVGPTPTKPGKVFGSGGPTTSYRMDAYAPSLLDIGLKGMIGKGLRSDVVIESMKKNNAVYFGAIGGAAALIGKSVKKAEIIAYEDLGAEAIRRLEVEDLPVVVVIDSEGNNLYKEGQKAYLDSIK
- a CDS encoding fumarate hydratase codes for the protein MREIHVSDITKAVRDLCIEANYYLSEDVKNKIKKSREEEKWNTAQGVLDNIIINFDIAKNENVPICQDTGMACVFLEIGQDVHVIDGTIEDAVNSGVAQGYEEGFLRKSVVKDPLDRVNTKNNTPAVIYYDIVPGDKFKITVAPKGFGSENMSQLKMLKPSDGIEGVKEFILKVVKDAGPNPCPPIIVGVGIGGTFDRAANLAKKSLLRSVDERNPNPMYANLEEELLEKINNLGIGPQGFGGKTTALAVQIETYPTHIAGLPVAVNIQCHVARHASREI
- a CDS encoding methylaspartate ammonia-lyase — translated: MKILDVVCSAGRTGFYFDDQRAIKQGAGHDGFTYVGEAVTEGFTSIRQAGESISVMLILEDGQVALGDCAAVQYSGAGGRDPLFLAKDFIPVIEEKIAPKLIGRELNSFKELAEEFDKMEIDGKRLHTAIRYGITQALLDAVAKTKKVTMAEVVNEEYKAGVEIKRIPIFTQSGDNRYENADKMIIKGADVLPHALINNVEEKLGLKGQKLLDYVKWLRDRIIELRTCESYSPIFHIDVYGTIGAAFDCDTNKMADYLETLAEAAKPFKLRIEGPMDVDDRQKQMEALRDLTAEVDRRGINVELVADEWCNTLDDVKFFADNKAGHMLQIKTPDLGGVNNTAEAIIYCNEKGVGSYCGGTCNETNRSAEVTTNIAIACGATQCLAKPGMGVDEGYMIVNNEMNRVVALVNRRK
- a CDS encoding methylaspartate mutase subunit E, translating into MELKNKKWTEEEFFEMRKEILGHWSTGKEVENIQDGIEYCKSLPDHKNFAKKLVKAKEEGITLAQPRAGVALIDKHIELLTHLQNEGGADLLPSTIDSYTRLNRYDECEVGIEESKKAGRSLLNGFPGVNHGVTGCRQVVEAVNLPVEARHGTPDSRLLSEIIHAGGWTSNEGGGISYNIPYAKNVPLEKSILDWQYCDRLVGYYEEHGVSINREPFGPLTGTLVPPSTSNVVAIIEALLAAEQGVKNITVGYGQCGNLIQDVAAIRALEEQCEEYLKEYGYNDVVLTTVFHQWMGGFPSDEAKAFGVISTGAAAAALAGATKVIVKTPHEAIGIPTKEANAEGIKATKMTLNLLRGQKMPMSKELETEIAIIKAETKCMLDELFRLGNGDLAIGTVKGFEVGVVDIPFAPSKYNYGKMMPARDNEGCVRYLKFGNIPFTKELKEYNMTKLEERGKFEEREVGFQMTVDDIFAVGKGVLVGRPQK
- the glmL gene encoding methylaspartate mutase accessory protein GlmL — encoded protein: MNAYLLLDFGSTYTKLTVVDIDTEEIVATAKDITTIEDDIMIGFNNAYKKIEEQLQGKEVNFVNKLACSSAAGGLKMIAVGLVPDLTAEAAKRAALGAGARILNVYSFELTESEVEEIRNSKLDIILLAGGTDGGNKDCIIHNAKMIAEAKLGVPVVVAGNKVANDEIKKIFYEAGIYYSITRNVMPKLNVLNVEPAREEIRKIFMGNIVKAKGLGNAENFISGILMPTPAAVLKAAEALSQGTDEEEGIGDLVIVDIGGATTDIHSLADGEPSKPGVTVRGLEEPFAKRTVEGDLGMRYSSLSLLEASGTRKLRNYLNDKERKINISENCKYRSENIRMVPKTEEEIFFDEAMAKVATELAMSRHVGTVECVYTPVGPIYTQVGKDLMPVKYIVGTGGVLVHSKNPSEILKAGVFSKEEGTHLKPENPGFMLDKTYILSAMGLLAQELPDLAVRLMKKYLVKL
- the glmS gene encoding methylaspartate mutase subunit S, with protein sequence MEKNNGKTVVIGVIGSDCHAVGNKIIDYALTEAGFNVINIGVLSPQEDFINAAVETNAEAIVVSSLYGHGEIDCRGLREKCEEAGLKDIKLCVGGNIVVGKQDWNEVHQRFTDMGFDRVYAPGTPIEVTIGDLRTDLNIK